The Topomyia yanbarensis strain Yona2022 chromosome 3, ASM3024719v1, whole genome shotgun sequence nucleotide sequence gtatacacggtctccataacaacggttatcacactaacattcccttccttccccgatgactgtaaggacgtgaccggcgccgttattgacacttcaaaatttgaaactctcgaaacgtgcacactgAGGATGGgaagctactcccaggctccattcgttggttctttgtgcaatttcgcttgttctggtcaatcacggagtagcaactacgaattgtacggtcatcatgctcatgctcatggaagtacaattttcattgcATTATTTAGTCAACCGAAATTgaagtcctcagtcgagagagagagagagagagagagagagagagagagagagagagattgatagggtagcagcagctaggaattatctttcgaaagctagcagcggtcgTAACCAGAACCACCATCGATGCGGAAATCGAAAAGACGCACAAAAAACGCGCTACGATGGCACCCAGATAAAAATCCAGAAGAATGGTATCGACGGTTTAAGGAGATCTCCAAAGCATATAAAGTGCTTCAGATGAGAAAAATCGTCgtatctatgaccagtacgacaaggaggGTCTGATGACCAACAGTTTCCGAGCGGCActaccataacacacggcaccggcgacacatttatatccacaacatactaatgacttatccttccgaaaaagtgaaTGACATCTATTCTATCTAAGCAACAAACGTTTTGACTATGcagtttatcattcgctgcctaattctagggaaaatttagaataggacgtaagtaataatgagagattctctttggggtctttctcttctgttcattactcggtcgTTTAAACATTTAGTACTCAACAccttgcataatattctagtaaaaatcaTCGGTTTTCGATATGTACTACAAAATTAGtgtaaagtgttatagtgacgtcgtaataatcgaaagagaaagtaaacaaagggaggctctcaatgttacttacgtcctattccaaattttctccagaattattccctgccaatttgaacaagacaacaattgcagatagctttattgcggtgccaaaatgatgcCAACTCGGGATGgaatataacaaataatttcacCTTCCCAATATTTTTCCGGAATGTACAATCCTCTCCAttaatgtcttcatttgtcttctacgatcaggattctgaatcggttattgattttaggccagaattctgccagaaatcagtcagacatccgaaaaaaattgtcttcaaaatgaaaaacacgtcttcacaacatttcagtcttcaaaatgaagacaaatcttcaaatctggcatctctgaacacgagtccaacgatggacgtttgttgaacgttGTCAAACCCAgcgagcaaattttctggcagagaccgctctgctagatttctgtaagtcttgatttggcagccctgtcagatttctgcgcgtaccctgtcgggttagttgagctagggcgaactcggtttcgctcgcattttctggcaaattttgacaggaaccgagctaaaccctgtcataactcggacataaactgtgcaaagattctggcaattcctacctggtagaatttagcacgaatcgagcaaaacatctgacaaagatgtggcaggaagcgtgcagagatcttggccatacatttctggctcgattctggataaaagtgagcagcatcggttggtgtAACCGCttttgtcagaaacggttgttgcatttgagcgaattcgttgccagaattctcgcacaaatcgcgcaaaatgctcgcagaaactctgccagcatcaatttcgctttgctaaacttttgctaactctggctcacccgcacgcactataagctaacgtctcgccgaaaagggattatgggagagggcacaaaaccagtgcgatgtttcaaaagggaccaaaacatttatctacaaaaaacgttcaaaatacaatttttttaataaatctgttatattattcgtaaaaaaatggttaatttaacacggcattgagttgtttggtctttaaatcaagctcctgttcataaatgggaatataaagtacgaggtaatttttcagacgccattttctcaacatgagcacattgtatataatgccttacgaaatgttgacgtcgaaatgctcgaaaaaatgacagttcagcgagtttgtttacatggtgttagaaattttttgattCCGCCCAATACAAAAAACTTGATTCGaattctaagtccatgtaaacaagaagagaattctggcaacgaattcgctcaaatgcaacaaccgtttctgacagaagcggttaaaccaaccgatgctgctgatttttatccagaatccagtcagaaatgtacggccaagatctctgcacgcttcctgccacatctatgtcagatgttttgttcgattcgtgctaaattgtaccaagtaggaattgccaggatctttgcacagtttatgtccgagttatgccagggttttgctcggttcctgtcaaaatttgccagaaaacgcgagcgaaactgagttcgccctagctcaactaacccgacaggatacgcgcagaaatctgacagggctgccaaaccaaaacttacagaaatctagcagagcggtctctgccagaaaatttgctcattggcaggacgttcgttggaccaattccctgtcaaaaaaatgcggacgaacatggtcaggtgatttaaacagtttgaccaCAGAGAAcatcagggatgccaaaggtactggtaaactacatttttttcggtatatttacatttgcacaagccgtacagcgacgcatcgctacagctcttgccagaacggtagccaaatcgagtacattttcccgtagagcagtagaatacatttttgttttgctgctgtactccgactgctcggtgagagtgtggcgtagtaatgtttgttctctcgctttgtacacttttctctgcgtagtcaaagggagaggcccgcatatgaaagcgatgatgccggtcgtggcgtaaacgaatcGCATTTATTGCCGTAGTTTGTGATTGaatatattgaatagattaaaaatattaaaaggtgtaaaataaggaaagagaagctgtaccgctcgcgtctggtggctgtactgggagcagtatttctttgtcatgttactgctttgcttacagactgccgtacagcgctgggcgtcctgcaatagcaaACGACGgcagcgtcaaaagagaaatgagaatgtaggcagaaaaaatacagccgcagaaaaggtaggcattttgcatccttggttgggatatccaaaccaggtgcgctactgtcgtcaagttttttttgtggctgagttcaacagtattgacagcggttattcctctacccaaactagtccggaaccggttcggacttccagcatgaattccaactcaaacgcatcaaccgatagagtcggaatcggttgttttctttgagcaagattccatactgaatccattcaggatttcgaaccggttcaaGAATGGATTTGacagatagttgggataggttggtgtggcggcgctagtgtttatcgtatattaattcaaatgtttacacacgttttttaaatatttttgttcgatcatggatgtctgttctctgtgataaaagtgagcaacaccccagtgagcaaattttctggcagagaccgctctgctagatttctgtaagtcttggtatggcagccctgtcagatttctgcgcgtatcctgtcgggttagttgagctagggcgaactcggtttcgctcgcgttttctggcaaattttgataggaaccgagctaaacctTGGCtgaactcggacataaactgtgcaaagatcctggcaattcttACCTGGTAGAATGCAGCaagaatcgagcaaaacatctgacaaagatgtggcaggaagcgtgcagagatcttggccgtacatttctggctcgattctggataaaagtgagcagcatcggttggtttaaccgcttctgtcagaaacggttgttgcatttgagcgaattggttgccaaaattctcgcacaaatcgcgcaaaatgctcgcagaaattctgccagcatcaatttcgctttgctcaacttttgcaaactttctgcttgccacgctgaccgggaccGGTTGGTtaaaccgcttctgtcagaaacggttgttgcatttgagcgaattcgttgccagaattctcgcacaaatcgcgcaaaatgctcgcagaaactctgccaacatcaatttcgctttgctcaacttttgctaactttctgcttgccacgctgacctggtaaccgtttcattctcttttgtctagcacccggtcaaaccattcgaaatttgattcggaatccttaatggagtcagtatggattccaaatcaaatgcaacaaccgattctgagtcggaatcggttgttgcatttgatttggaattcataatgactccatttagaaatccgaaccggtttcggaatgagtttaactgggcaccctctaagaacggttggtttcaaaatcgtccaatgaaggacgttggttggaccaatttggacaacgtccaaataaccgttcaacgaacgtccatcgttggacccgtgttgaacgattttgaaacaattttttggacgtctcagtgggcaggTTTGCCATCACCCGGTCAGCGtgacaagcagaaagttagcaaaagttgagcaaagcgaaattgatgctggcagtttctgcgagcattttgcgcgatctgtgcgagaattctggcaacgaattcgctcaaatgcaacaaccgtttctgacagaagcggttaaaccaaccgatgctgctcactttcacccagaatccagccagaaatgtacggccaatgcacgcttcctgccacatctttgtcagatgttttgttCGATTCGTGCTATATTCTGCCAGATagaaattgccaggatctttgcaaagtttatgtccgagttatgccagagttttgctcggttcctgtcaaaatttgtcagaaaacgcgagcgaaaccgacttcgccctagctcaactaacccgacaggatacacGCAGAAATccgacagggctgccaaaccaagacttacagaaatctagcagagcggtctctgccagaaaatttgctcattgGGCAGTATCGTGATGGAGCTCAGCACTGGtggacatttgaaaaatatgcctGGTATCCCTGCGTCTCAGTGGGTGggttcccactgagacgtccaaaaaattgtttcaaaatcgttcaatacTGGTCCAACGATGAaagtttgttgaacggttatttggacgttgtccaaattggtccagcgaacgtccttcattggacgatttaggctgtgaaccatttggcgattttctttaacttttagttaaaatttgacagttcgaaagttattttctcttgaatggaaaaatttaaccgagagagcgaaccatttcaaaagttgacatatggatagttatttagaattgacagctgcgatgaccacaaattggtagaggtgtgaacatttgtcgatattttaaaattagtttttttcttattacattaagtatgacagtcatagccACGAAAAGTAAACATACACATCCTGAAATAACtcaaacaaatcttaacacaacacgttatcgtttccatTTTCATCCCttaattttatattgaaaaatattgacaacctcaattaggtacagaaaatgtttccacctttttattctgcatcatgggaaaaattttaaccatcgagctgtcaaatttaactatcgctctgtcaattttaaccatgctccagagtagggttattttgcaaataactttcgaagtgtcagattttaactaaaagttaaaaatttcaccaaatggttcacagccttagaAAACAACCGTTCTTAGAGTGTTGTCTTAGTTTTGAAGTCAATTTTTTCGGACATCTTGTCTCatttctgtcagaattctggctcaataTCTTCAACCGATTCAGAAGACtgatgagccggaattctggttggttctaactcgcattccggctccagtaacacaaccgattctaactagaatcggttgtgtcgctGGAACCAGAATGCGAATTAGAATAGAATCagtcagcattccggctgagcttaactgggatccCTGGTCATCAATCAaaatcagggatgccaggtgcacagatttatctgtgtttcacagattttcaacaTGCTGcaccccggtcaaaccattcggaatttgattcggaatcctgaatggagtcagtgtggattccaaatcaaatgtaacaaccgattctgagtcagaatcggttgtttcatttgatttggaatccatcccggtcaaaccattcggaatttgattcgaaatcctgaatggagtcattatggattccaaatgaaatgcaacaaccgattctgagtcggaatcggttgttgaatttgatttggaatccataatgactccattcaaaaattcgaaccggctccggaatgagtttaactgggacaGATTGCAAaaactgcacagatttccaGTTTTCTGTGTTACCGCACAGATTTTCACAGCTTTCTTCTAGAATGCACAGATtagcacagatttctcaattttttacctTGCGCTAAATTTTTGACTCgcactaaaataaaaaaaaggtcagcacatcTTGTTTTCAGCCAAATTTGGCAGGTTTTCCGCGTGACATAGATCGACACAGCTTTTTAAATGGGCCGcgcacagatttttcaaaatatcacctggcatccctgatcaaaattataatatcgATTTATCGCATTTCAACTGATCAAGATGTCGAGTTTTAAGGTAATGTTCAATTAAGAATTTGAAACTCCATTCAAATTAAATCACTTTCAGCCTATCGACGGTTCGAAGGAGGACTTCCGGAAATATCTGGATCGCAAAGGTGTAATGGATGCAATCACCAAAGTATTAGTGAAATGCAATTCAGACCGTCCGGAAAATGCTTTAGAGTATTTATTGGATAACCTCGGAGAAAGACTCAAGGATAAAGATGTAATCGCTAGATTGGAAAGCGAATTGATTGATGCTCGGAAAGAGATAGAAGTGCTAAAACACGATATTGTCTCACTACGAGCGAAATGTACTGCTACAGACATTTCCACTACTCATGATTCCATGCGTGATCAAACACATAATGGACCTTCATTAcaaattgaacaaaataaatcaaaagAGGAATCTCTAGAGGAAAAAGAGATACCCGAGACAGCGGAGAAGGTGTTGGATTTGGTTCAATCATGCTCAGATGCATCAGGATTGCAGTAACCAATTGTTCGAAGACAttaaagtagaaataattatggTAAATAGATGAGCGCGTAAACAATACCATTTACTTTTGTCCAACTAATTGACATAAAAATTTCGTTGCTATCCATATCATCACTGGTGCAATTTATGATTAAACATGCATTATCGATCGAATCTTTCCagttacccactgagacgttcaaaaaattgtttccaaatcgttcaacacgggtccaacgatggacgttcgttgaacggttatttggacgttgtccaaattggtccaacgaacgtcattcattggacgattttgaaaccaaccgttcttagagggtagtgTGAGTAGTACTTGAGTCCAGCGTGACCAAaatttaaccgttgtgtgtccaacaaaaaacctCTACCTTGGTTTCCCcaaatcgaaatgctcataactatggctttctttaaccttccggcagttgcGCTAATGctctgagtgcacgctgctctgaaaacctACACTGTAAATAATCCGCACATTGAACTTAAGTGTTttacacttaattttgccgcaacTGACTTAACACTTAAACTTTGTGTCAAACAATTGATAACGCACTTCTTTGAAGAAACGTTAATATCAATAGCAGCCACACTTAGGTTTCATATGCATGGAGTATTCTAATTAAGTGTCTGAGAAATGGGTTTTAAATGTAATCCATATACAATTTAAGTTTGCATCAACTTAAATATCATATTATTCCTTATAAAAGACATGTGcaaaaatgttaattttcaaATGGGGAGAACATTTGTATGTACATAACATAAAAGTTTTtagttcaataaaatattttatttgaatttaaaaaatacaaCTTGATTCATCACTAAATATATTCTCTTAAAAGAAAGAACAAATAAGTTAGTGTGTTATTCCTAAatattaaatgaaataaaaatggtTTACCCGTAACGCGTCTCTTCTTTGGTCCTGTTTATATGAAGTCCGTCAATTAAATTACCTGCAAGCACAACATTATTTATCAATCATGCAatcattttttataaatttacttACCATGCAAAACATTCTGAATACGCCATGCAAACCTCGATTTAAATATTAATTTCTGCATATTTTTTGCCGCCATGTTTCCCCAAATCAATGTTGTGAAAAATCAACTTGTCTCTAAGTGTTTTCACACTTGATGTTGCCGAAATAgtcaaaaataatgaatttcatGGGCAAAACATATATGATTAAATAATCTGACTCTTAACATTCATATGTAATGACAGTTAATAATACTATCACGTAGGACGCTTGAATTTTAAGTGTTATTTTATTAAAGGACACAAGAAAAATTCTTGAGTTTTCAATGTGGTTCGAAACTTAAATCTTATGTGCCAAATAACTTCGTAAATAAGTGTACATTATTCGCAGTGATGGGCAAAACATTTACTATTTAATTCGCTGACTCGAAATTCAATTGACGTGACACTTAATGTTGCCGCAATTGTTATAAACATGGATCTCATGGACAACACATTTATGATTTATAGCGCTCAAACTTAAAATTTAAACGCGATGACACTCGACCATGTCATAGGGTGGCATACTTAGttttgaagtgtaattttattgagAGTTAAATGGAAAGTTCTTGAATTCTCAGTGTGGCTTGAAACTTAAATCTTATGTGTCAAATCTCTTCAAAATAAAGTGTAAATTATTTACAGTGTAGCGAAATAATCCTAAGCGAACCCTACACAATGCAGGAATATATTAGCGGCCCTTACacattcaatatttttgtcaaaaccagtattgacgatattgctacaatatttcagtcccgTTTAGCGGGCcttaagcggcccttacacgttcaatatttttgtcaataccagtattgacgatattgttacaatatttcagtcccgtttgaaatccacatcgtcaatattttttttccattacacgtacaatacttttgtcaatactctctagtattgacaaaaatattgaacgtgtaagggccgctttatacgttcaatatttttgtcaatactagacagtattgacaaaagtattgtacgtgtaatggaaaaaagttgTATGGACGCTGTCGATTTcaaaagcggaccctacacgggacAACAATATTGTCAAGACTGCTAATGGTAATACTTTCATGGAAATATTTAAGAGATGGCACTGCTTCAGTGGTGGTTATAGTGAATTTAAATGTATGGGAAAGATATTAAAACTTGGGATTTTGGAGAAACTATAATATTGTGGTTGTAAAATGAATACACATTTGATGTAGAAAAAATATGGGAACAGTTTGTAGAAGTTTATTTAGATACttacttgaaaattttcatataaaatctaaaaaaattgtttgcgcCCATACATTTTACTCATTGGTTTCCACCaagaaaagttgaaactctttctctcacaactctctgtttcACTCGTTTTGACAGCAGATTCCCAGCTCATCGCAATCGGAATGAtttcttttagaatttaagcgcaaatgtaacaaccgattcgAAAACCGATTCATTCAGGATGGGTTGTGGCCTTCGGTTGGAATTCCATCATAAATCAGCCCATATTCCAAATCTCATTCCGAATGTAATTTACTGGGATGAGGATATTTTATGGTACGGACATCTATGTGTCGTCATAAAGAAGCTCTAGTTTCATGTATATtgctaggataggatccgccagctctgtcttctgtttttgaaccaattctgaaccagctcgtgattggacgaaagtgacataggcaaaccttcgacttggaaactaaaagtaccaaagggctgcttggaagtgttgtcatattgtgatatcaaacataaaacgacgattgttaaccgtgttgattttttttgttttctcgagataccgctttctttctataacatccgtctgtaattatgaagtgcaggcattcccgagagatccggtagcgcggttatcgtggattctgttctgtgtgcggagtaatgcggaaatgcctcttttcgaaatcaacaggctgtgtagcgtaagtatgaaaatattttgagcatcatgtaaaaattgtctttgttccagtaccgagtaaattggaagtactgagcaaacagggagaaagttatcccggaagtcgcttcttgttcttcctttggtattatcgatacagttgaattttacagttttcaactgaatcgatcatcggtgtaaataggagagtgtattttctactgctgttttctccgaaacaaTCACATGTAAAAACCTATACAttcctccaaaacaaaaattaaaccttgcagaaaagtagttttagaatatttaaaataaatccgaacagagaaaattattcttgtgacagaggttgcttgactcagaaagcaacttacaaaaatgaagaggcgtaaagatatttttcgtaatgtccaacaacgaatatatattattttgttttgctgtattccgatgaaaaaaaaacgttatgatcgtttacatgcggatataaagactaaatctttgattttttcatgaaattggtacataatatagaatattttaatcagaacaaatatacgaccgaaacaaaacaaatattttggcaacattggtcgagtgggggtatgtcgttttcaacagggtttagtaaaatataagaagaagccaaagagaatagtgaaagagacgcagagtgaaaatcagtcaaaacggcaacactccctttacgatgatttcaacactagaatttggcaaccgtttccacaggcagcactttaaatgactcctattatattttgaaaacaaaccttttatcgatcgttggatttgtttatcaaacgatgtgcattttgaaacaaagagatgaaataattctaaagcttgtttttactcatacatagactctagaatgcaccttacaatcacgattgcactaaattctgacgaaaattcaaatttcttttttgatagatttacaatacttatctcctccaactcaggcatgagtaatgtttatttacattgcacgattggtctgctcaataaggtatttttggcttcacactattcgtctctttccctattctctttggaagaagccagctggcggatcctatcctaggtatATTGCAGCAAGATGTTTAAAATGTGGTAAAGCGCACCCTATCATATAACGTAAGCAGAAACGACATAAACTACtcaatacaggtcggactcgattatccggggatttgaaaaaaatctcaccccggataatcgaatcacccggataatcgaatcaaatttttttttgcgttttttcatgaatttaagcttcattcgtggagaaattggaaataaaatgaccaggacaaattttcctattatggtaaatataaatgtacctattttggccctagtcgatttttcagactttcagggtgtgatttgtattttcagttggttttcatttattattcatattggtaacgagttcACGATATCAGTTGCttatagctatttgtacaagaattcgaagataaactttttaataaggtatgtcttttgtaatacaagtcaaactcgattacccagggcttagattttccgaggtaactgattcgattactcgaataccagaaaaaaatttaataagtaaactgggggtcgtctgtttcttggctccagtttaatttacgtggagtgtcacatatcacagctaacatgtctagtcattctaattagaagagtgcgtgttgcgcacccacaaagagatccttgtccttggagcatcatttagttgacatatgctggattgtcaggtaataactacgcgtgtagtcttcgcaaactgtcccactcatacttgtcactagcgaaggactaccaggttcccgggcgcctcagcgagaagtactgctggcgccctctttacatagcctatcatcgatctttgcttgagctaaccaagaattgaaatcacctccagtgacagccgggtctcttttcagaatctcgttaaccatttcttgaccaacttttttctaccacgtatagggtcccaaaactatttttccttaaaactgttggcgtcaagaaacacgaaaaacctggtttaagaaagataggtgcttcttttgctgctgctcaatatttaccttccgatctagtccaattgcatgaaaaaggtaattgagggcagtctaaattagaaagttttagcagttttcaataatattcccaggc carries:
- the LOC131693768 gene encoding c-Myc-binding protein homolog; the protein is MSSFKPIDGSKEDFRKYLDRKGVMDAITKVLVKCNSDRPENALEYLLDNLGERLKDKDVIARLESELIDARKEIEVLKHDIVSLRAKCTATDISTTHDSMRDQTHNGPSLQIEQNKSKEESLEEKEIPETAEKVLDLVQSCSDASGLQ